From the genome of Perca fluviatilis chromosome 1, GENO_Pfluv_1.0, whole genome shotgun sequence, one region includes:
- the LOC120567046 gene encoding somatostatin receptor type 3-like — protein sequence MAATEAVLHHDQGPAEGSGVNQATKPEPGSLPGLAGIFIPLIYAIVCVLVIHVVVNYTKNESVTNIYILNLAIADGLFMLGLPFLAMQNALLYWPFGSLMCRVVMTVDAINQFTSIFCLTVMSLDRYLAVVHPIRLVAAASSTQGNCSTDPVKGIRHRIPLTVYPGCR from the exons atggcggccaccgaagccgtgcttcacCATGACCagggaccggcag aagggtctggtgttaaccaggctaCCAAACCGGAACCCGGATCCCTACCTGGCTTGGCTGGGATCTTCATCCCTCTTATCTATGCAATAGTGTGTGTTCTGGTCATCCACGTTGTTGTCAACTACACCAAAAACGAGTCTGTCACCAACATCTACATCCTCAATTTAGCCATTGCAGACGGGCTCTTCATGCTGGGCCTGCCCTTCCTGGCGATGCAGAACGCTCTGCTCTATTGGCCCTTTGGCTCTCTCATGTGCCGTGTGGTCATGACGGTGGACGCCATCAACCAGTTTACCAGCATCTTCTGCCTGACCGTGATGTCATTGGACCGCTACCTGGCTGTGGTGCATCCCATCCGTCTGGTGGCGGCGGCCTCGTCTACCCAAGGCAATTGTTCAACCGACcctgttaaaggaatacgccaccgtatTCCTTTAAccgtctaccctggctgtagatag